TCTACTGATGTAACCATCGAGTTCAAATCTAGCTTACCACCGCCGGTCTGCAAGGAATTTTCCTTTATATGGGCAGTTGAATCCTCATCGGATTCCAGTGAGCCAGCAATTATCCTCGGTGGTACCCCGGGGAGCCAAAATAGCCGTTTTAAGATAGAGAAAGCCGGAGAAGGAGCAGGAGAAAACACTTATAAGTTGACCAGCTTAGACGGGACCGTTGGAAACGTCACGGGGATTTTTCTGGCACCACAACTAGTTCTCACCAGTGATAATGCCAAGACCACATTCGTCAAATTCAACAAATATAATGAAGCTATTACGTCGGCTTCTCGTGTTGAGAAGTCAGCTCTAAGGATGTTCCCATTCTAATATTCAAGATAATGTAATGTTAAGCCTAAGACTCGTCCATTGCCAAAA
The nucleotide sequence above comes from Brassica oleracea var. oleracea cultivar TO1000 unplaced genomic scaffold, BOL UnpScaffold02822, whole genome shotgun sequence. Encoded proteins:
- the LOC106321748 gene encoding kunitz-type serine protease inhibitor DrTI-like — protein: MKISFLITLLLATVACTHGQEPVKDTAGNFLETGQQYFIQPIKTGSNNGGGLVPAAIRLIPLCPLGINQAAFTFLPGLPVSFEFSDSVTEPTIMTSTDVTIEFKSSLPPPVCKEFSFIWAVESSSDSSEPAIILGGTPGSQNSRFKIEKAGEGAGENTYKLTSLDGTVGNVTGIFLAPQLVLTSDNAKTTFVKFNKYNEAITSASRVEKSALRMFPF